The Watersipora subatra chromosome 1, tzWatSuba1.1, whole genome shotgun sequence genome has a window encoding:
- the LOC137385379 gene encoding uncharacterized protein, whose protein sequence is MTRMRFGLNVALKIMSKIIDKVLSLDEQICNGTDHYIDDIWVNEEVVQADVGRAHLLRFGLVAKDPLTLSDTCVLGLRVNNAEDDQYNWKRDGDLPVVSENVTKRDLFSICGKLVGHYPVAGWLRVACSYVKRLTNDIDWSETVPSSVKSLLDEVFQRVQEQDPVRDKWDVKKTSQCTVWCDASNLALGVSLEVDGYTVEDAAWLRREDDGAHINVAELEAALKGINLALAWKMTNVQVITGSATVYGWKNSVIEDTKRPKVTGLSELIIRRRLGIIGQLIDEYGLTLMITLVPSGENKSDVLTRVPKKWLQVVACSGVVLSNTDEIEDVKKVHQDTHFDVRKTLYLA, encoded by the coding sequence ATGACACGCATGAGATTTGGTTTGAATGTTGCTCTCAAGATAATGTCCAAGATCATAGATAAAGTGCTGTCATTGGACGAACAGATTTGCAATGGAACTGATCACTACATTGATGACATTTGGGTTAACGAGGAGGTGGTTCAAGCTGATGTGGGTAGAGCTCACTTACTAAGGTTTGGACTTGTGGCAAAAGACCCATTGACACTATCGGATACTTGTGTGTTGGGTCTTAGAGTAAACAATGCAGAAGATGATCAGTACAACTGGAAGCGAGATGGTGATTTGCCTGTAGTTTCAGAAAACGTTACGAAAAGAGACCTTTTTTCCATTTGTGGCAAACTAGTTGGACATTACCCAGTTGCTGGATGGTTAAGAGTTGCTTGTAGCTATGTAAAGAGATTGACCAATGACATAGACTGGTCTGAAACAGTTCCTAGTTCTGTGAAATCTTTGTTGGATGAAGTATTTCAAAGAGTACAAGAGCAAGACCCAGTGAGAGACAAGTGGGATGTCAAGAAGACCTCTCAGTGTACTGTGTGGTGTGACGCCAGCAACTTGGCTCTCGGAGTGTCCCTGGAGGTAGATGGTTATACTGTTGAGGATGCAGCATGGCTACGTAGAGAGGATGATGGTGCTCATATAAATGTTGCTGAGCTAGAAGCTGCATTGAAAGGAATCAACCTAGCGCTAGCGTGGAAAATGACAAATGTGCAAGTGATCACAGGTTCAGCTACCGTTTATGGGTGGAAAAATTCAGTGATAGAAGATACCAAAAGGCCTAAGGTTACTGGCCTCAGTGAGTTGATCATTCGACGTAGACTTGGAATTATTGGTCAGCTGATTGATGAATACGGGTTAACACTAATGATCACACTTGTTCCATCAGGTGAGAACAAGTCGGATGTCCTAACAAGAGTACCAAAGAAATGGCTACAAGTTGTTGCATGTTCAGGGGTTGTACTTTCTAACACAGATGAGATAGAAGACGTAAAGAAAGTTCATCAAGACACCCACTTTGATGTCAGAAAAACCCTGTACTTGGCATAG
- the LOC137385497 gene encoding bifunctional purine biosynthesis protein ATIC-like isoform X1, translated as MEDKKQLAILSVSDKTGIVDLARCLAKIGLELIASGGTAKALRDAEVPVRDVADVTKAPEMLGGRVKTLHPAVHGGILARDIPTDHADMDARNFQYVKVVVCNLYPFTKTVAAEDVTIAKAVENVDIGGVTLLRAAAKNHARVTVLCDPADYCKVTNELQVSNNLDTSLETREKLALKAFTHTAEYDAAIAQYLRLQYAADEAVLSLRYGMNPHQKPAQLYTIGEKLPLTVLCGSPGYINLCDALNAWQLVKELKAALGTAAAASFKHVSPAGAAVGTPMTSGEMSLCMVADMAEELTPLAIAYARARGADRMSSFGDFIALSDTCDIATAKIISREVSDGIIAPGYEPEAFAMLEKKKGGKYCILQMDPDYSPPLTETRTIYGLQLMQRRNDCIIDADLFSNIVSNDKSLPEEAVRDLIVATISLKYTQSNSVCYAKNGQVVGIGAGQQSRIHCTRLAGDKVDNWWLRQHPKVLGMEFKAGVKRSERSNAIDAYVTGAVGKDMAIEQWKNYFHKVPELLKSEEKKSWIAQLTDVSLSSDAFFPFRDNIDRAKESGVKYVASPSGSTNDQLVIDASDGYGMTLVHTPIRLFHH; from the exons ATGGAGGACAAGAAACAACTAG CGATTCTAAGTGTATCTGATAAGACTGGCATTGTGGACCTTGCTAGGTGTCTGGCAAAGATTGGGCTAGAATTGATAGCATCAGGTGGAACTGCCAAAGCATTACGGGATGCAGAGGTTCCTGTCAG GGATGTCGCGGATGTTACAAAGGCTCCTGAAATGCTTGGAGGCCGGGTAAAGACACTGCATCCAGCTGTGCATGGAGGAATACTGGCTCGAGACATCCCAACTGACCATGCTGACATGGATGCTCGTAATTTCCAATATGTAAA ggttgtggTATGTAATTTATACCCATTCACAAAGACTGTGGCTGCTGAAGATGTTACAATAGCAAAGGCGGTAGAGAATGTGGACATAGGTGGCGTCACCCTTCTTCGCGCTGCTGCTAAGAATCATGCTAGGGTAACAGTTCTCTGTGATCCTGCTGATTATTGCAA AGTAACAAATGAGCTTCAAGTCTCCAACAACCTTGATACTTCACTGGAAACCCGTGAGAAGTTGGCACTTAAAGCATTCACTCACACTGCTGAGTACGACGCTGCCATAGCTCAATATCTGCGCTTGCAGTATGCTGCCGATGAAGCTGTTTTGTCATTGAGATATGGCATGAATCCTCACCAAAAACCTGCTCAGTTGTACACTATTGGGGAGAAGCTGCCATTGACAG TTCTCTGTGGATCTCCTGGTTACATTAACTTATGTGATGCTCTCAATGCTTGGCAGCTGGTAAAGGAGTTGAAGGCAGCTCTAGGAACTGCGGCCGCGGCATCTTTCAAACATGTCAGCCCTGCAG GTGCTGCTGTTGGCACACCTATGACATCTGGAGAGATGTCACTTTGTATGGTGGCGGACATGGCCGAggaactcacccctttggcaaTCGCTTATGCCCGAGCTAGAGGAGCTGATAGGATGAGCTCCTTCGGAGACTTTATAGCGCTTTCTGATACCTGTGACATAGCCACAGCCAAAATAATATCACGGGAG GTGTCTGATGGAATTATTGCTCCCGGATATGAGCCTGAAGCTTTCGCCATGCTTGAGAAAAAGAAAGGTGGAAAATACTGCATACTGCAGATGGATCCAGATTACAGCCCTCCTCTGACCGAGACACGTACGATCTATGGCCTACAACTCATGCAGAGACGAAATGACTGCATCATAGATGCTGACTTGTTTAGCaatattgttagcaatgataaGTCG CTACCAGAGGAAGCGGTCCGAGATCTAATTGTGGCTACGATATCTCTCAAATACACCCAGTCTAACTCCGTATGCTATGCCAAGAATGGCCAAGTAGTGGGCATAGGAGCCGGGCAGCAGTCAAGGATACACTGCACAAGACTGGCCGGTGACAAGGTCGACAACTG GTGGTTGAGACAACATCCCAAGGTGCTAGGCATGGAGTTTAAGGCTGGGGTGAAGAGATCGGAAAGGTCTAATGCTATTGATGCGTATGTGACTGGTGCTGTAGGCAAGGACATGGCCATTGAACAGTGGAAAAATTACTTCCATAAG GTTCCTGAACTTTTGAAAAGTGAGGAGAAAAAGTCATGGATCGCTCAACTTACTGATGTCTCCCTCAGCTCAGATGCGTTCTTTCCTTTTAGGGACAATATTGACAGAGCCAAAGAG
- the LOC137385497 gene encoding bifunctional purine biosynthesis protein ATIC-like isoform X2, which produces MEDKKQLAILSVSDKTGIVDLARCLAKIGLELIASGGTAKALRDAEVPVRDVADVTKAPEMLGGRVKTLHPAVHGGILARDIPTDHADMDARNFQYVKVVVCNLYPFTKTVAAEDVTIAKAVENVDIGGVTLLRAAAKNHARVTVLCDPADYCKVTNELQVSNNLDTSLETREKLALKAFTHTAEYDAAIAQYLRLQYAADEAVLSLRYGMNPHQKPAQLYTIGEKLPLTVLCGSPGYINLCDALNAWQLVKELKAALGTAAAASFKHVSPAGAAVGTPMTSGEMSLCMVADMAEELTPLAIAYARARGADRMSSFGDFIALSDTCDIATAKIISREVSDGIIAPGYEPEAFAMLEKKKGGKYCILQMDPDYSPPLTETRTIYGLQLMQRRNDCIIDADLFSNIVSNDKSLPEEAVRDLIVATISLKYTQSNSVCYAKNGQVVGIGAGQQSRIHCTRLAGDKVDNWWLRQHPKVLGMEFKAGVKRSERSNAIDAYVTGAVGKDMAIEQWKNYFHKSGVKYVASPSGSTNDQLVIDASDGYGMTLVHTPIRLFHH; this is translated from the exons ATGGAGGACAAGAAACAACTAG CGATTCTAAGTGTATCTGATAAGACTGGCATTGTGGACCTTGCTAGGTGTCTGGCAAAGATTGGGCTAGAATTGATAGCATCAGGTGGAACTGCCAAAGCATTACGGGATGCAGAGGTTCCTGTCAG GGATGTCGCGGATGTTACAAAGGCTCCTGAAATGCTTGGAGGCCGGGTAAAGACACTGCATCCAGCTGTGCATGGAGGAATACTGGCTCGAGACATCCCAACTGACCATGCTGACATGGATGCTCGTAATTTCCAATATGTAAA ggttgtggTATGTAATTTATACCCATTCACAAAGACTGTGGCTGCTGAAGATGTTACAATAGCAAAGGCGGTAGAGAATGTGGACATAGGTGGCGTCACCCTTCTTCGCGCTGCTGCTAAGAATCATGCTAGGGTAACAGTTCTCTGTGATCCTGCTGATTATTGCAA AGTAACAAATGAGCTTCAAGTCTCCAACAACCTTGATACTTCACTGGAAACCCGTGAGAAGTTGGCACTTAAAGCATTCACTCACACTGCTGAGTACGACGCTGCCATAGCTCAATATCTGCGCTTGCAGTATGCTGCCGATGAAGCTGTTTTGTCATTGAGATATGGCATGAATCCTCACCAAAAACCTGCTCAGTTGTACACTATTGGGGAGAAGCTGCCATTGACAG TTCTCTGTGGATCTCCTGGTTACATTAACTTATGTGATGCTCTCAATGCTTGGCAGCTGGTAAAGGAGTTGAAGGCAGCTCTAGGAACTGCGGCCGCGGCATCTTTCAAACATGTCAGCCCTGCAG GTGCTGCTGTTGGCACACCTATGACATCTGGAGAGATGTCACTTTGTATGGTGGCGGACATGGCCGAggaactcacccctttggcaaTCGCTTATGCCCGAGCTAGAGGAGCTGATAGGATGAGCTCCTTCGGAGACTTTATAGCGCTTTCTGATACCTGTGACATAGCCACAGCCAAAATAATATCACGGGAG GTGTCTGATGGAATTATTGCTCCCGGATATGAGCCTGAAGCTTTCGCCATGCTTGAGAAAAAGAAAGGTGGAAAATACTGCATACTGCAGATGGATCCAGATTACAGCCCTCCTCTGACCGAGACACGTACGATCTATGGCCTACAACTCATGCAGAGACGAAATGACTGCATCATAGATGCTGACTTGTTTAGCaatattgttagcaatgataaGTCG CTACCAGAGGAAGCGGTCCGAGATCTAATTGTGGCTACGATATCTCTCAAATACACCCAGTCTAACTCCGTATGCTATGCCAAGAATGGCCAAGTAGTGGGCATAGGAGCCGGGCAGCAGTCAAGGATACACTGCACAAGACTGGCCGGTGACAAGGTCGACAACTG GTGGTTGAGACAACATCCCAAGGTGCTAGGCATGGAGTTTAAGGCTGGGGTGAAGAGATCGGAAAGGTCTAATGCTATTGATGCGTATGTGACTGGTGCTGTAGGCAAGGACATGGCCATTGAACAGTGGAAAAATTACTTCCATAAG
- the LOC137385498 gene encoding ATP synthase mitochondrial F1 complex assembly factor 1-like, which produces MANVNLSDMLARKLIKSALRSTSTSGISPAPRYSLTAAQIVNLSTFDRPAAVSLEENEYFLKYKDKLEKIKHTKPREYEAAIKKIYGDKTAKGDKSVETKELSSDVTQSSILSRMQASSKVNDPVQSSSKRSPQNRCLDSIIKLELLHGKSASEIQEIWNEYYSKKEGTVFATIPVEKYKRLKSKGQEFPLFIYPLPRESGYEFMLGQCSEDDWYYTPLIAYQTHGEYAPFSLTIQYYTELAESKGIVLMVGEIASQDLKPEHATILVHQTQLMYGSDENLALVRLMNEKPDEFQHMDVINTCKKAGLF; this is translated from the coding sequence ATGGCCAATGTTAATCTCTCCGACATGCTTGCTAGAAAACTGATAAAATCTGCGTTACGTTCTACAAGCACATCTGGAATCTCACCGGCACCCCGCTATTCATTGACTGCTGCACAAATCGTAAATCTGTCTACCTTTGATCGACCTGCGGCTGTGTCTTTAGAGGAGAATGAATACTTTCTAAAGTACAAAGATAAGCTCGAAAAGATCAAGCACACAAAGCCAAGAGAGTACGAGGCTGCTATAAAGAAAATATACGGAGACAAGACTGCGAAGGGGGATAAGTCTGTGGAGACTAAGGAGTTATCTAGTGATGTCACACAATCATCAATTTTGTCAAGGATGCAAGCTAGTTCAAAAGTTAATGATCCAGTTCAGAGTTCTAGCAAGAGATCACCACAAAATAGATGTTTGGACTCTATAATCAAACTTGAGCTTTTACATGGCAAAAGTGCCTCTGAAATACAGGAAATTTGGAATGAATATTATTCAAAGAAGGAGGGAACGGTCTTTGCCACAATACCTGTTGAAAAGTACAAAAGGTTGAAGAGTAAAGGCCAAGAGTTTCCTTTATTCATCTATCCCCTTCCAAGAGAGTCTGGTTATGAGTTTATGCTTGGACAATGTTCTGAAGACGATTGGTATTACACCCCACTAATCGCTTACCAAACTCATGGCGAATACGCTCCATTTAGTCTTACTATTCAGTATTACACCGAGCTGGCAGAGTCCAAAGGTATCGTATTAATGGTCGGAGAAATTGCATCACAGGATTTGAAACCAGAACACGCCACAATCCTGGTTCATCAAACTCAGTTAATGTATGGCAGTGATGAAAACCTCGCTCTTGTTAGGCTCATGAATGAAAAACCAGACGAGTTTCAACACATGGACGTTATCAATACATGCAAAAAAGCTGGTTTGTTTTAA